The genomic stretch GGTGCGTTTTTCTTATGGTGTCGTCAGAGTTCACATCCTGGCGGGTCTCTGAAATGATTAGTGCGCGAATCGGGCAGAAAGGGATTCCCGCCCGCGCACGAAATCGCCTCTATTTCAATAATGATTGACATATCAGCCAGCGTGAAGTATATGCCATTGGCGATCGCGCGATTTGATTTTCTCAAGGAGAACGGCATGACACCGAGAGCAGATTTCGACGGCTTCCCAAGAGATTGTGTGAAATTCTACGAAGGGCTCAAGAAGAACAATTCAAGAGTGTGGTTTGATGATCACAGGACAGACTACGATCAGTTCGTCATGGCACCGGCGAGAGATTTCGTGGTCGCGCTCGGTACACGGCTGAGAAAGATCGTGCCTCGCATCCATGCCGAGCCGCACGTAAATAAGTCGATATTTCGTATTAATCGCGATGTCAGATTCAGTGCGGACAAATTGCCGTACAAGACGCATCTCGGCCTCTGGTTCTGGGAGGGGGATGCCAGACGGATGGAGTGCTCCGGATTCTACTTCCATCTCGATCCGCCGCGCATGTGGCTCGGTGTCGGCATGTATACGTTTCCGCCGCATCTGCTTGAAGAGTATCGCAATTCCTGTGTGCACGATATCTATGGCAAAGAGCTGACTCGAATTGTCGCAAAGGCATCGAAGGTTCCCGGCACGTCGATCGGTCGGGAGAACTACAAGAGAGTTCCGCGCGGATTCGACCCGGATCACAGGAATGCTGATCTGCTGCGCATGAATGGCTTTCATGCCGGTATTGATATTAGGATTCCAAAAGAGATATTTACGCCGAAGGCAGTTGATTTTTGCTATGACAAGCTAAGACCATATTTGCCGGTTCACAAGTGGCTGGTGGCGATGACCGAGCGAGCGGCGAATTAGTATGTCTGGTGCGCACCTGGAAAGCCAAATGCGCACAGGTCAGACAGAACAGAAGCATGGCCGGGCAGAACTAACGAGGGGACTATGGAGTTTTTAGTTGACAGATTATAATCTGTGTTAAGATTGCAATCTCATATGGCACTGATGTCTACACTACTACGAGGGTATCAAGGATGAAGAACGAGAACACTCTCTTGAAGCAGTTCAATGTAGGACTGCTGGATATGCGGGAACTCTTCCATAAGTCAGGCAGACTAGATGATTCTAACTCTAAGCTCGACGAGGTCACAAAACTACTCTGCCTAGAGATCGCATCGGTACGAGATCCAGAGTCGAGGGTACCTAGCTTAAAGGAGATTCTAGAGAAGCACCACTGCGGTCACGGTCTTGTCTCTTCCTTAAACGCTGCACTCTCTTTGGCTGCAAAAAGTGAGACACTCCGAAACTACGATGGAGGATCACTCCTCGGACCGAACCCCAAATTCAATATTGCCGAATCAGAAGAAGCTCTGGCGAGGGGACTCGCGCAGATCGTCCTTCAATCTTTTAATGGGTATTTGAGGGGAAGCAACGGCTCAGAGTCGTTTGAATTTCTTAATGAGGCCTTCTGTCATTTCATAAGAGACAATTTCCGACAGAACATCGAAGACGCGCAGTATATGACCCCGCCAGAAGTAGTCAATTTCATGGTGGATTTGGGGATAGTCCGACTCAGAGGCAAGAGGTTCACTAATTCGAAGCCTCCTATCATCTGCGATCCTTCGTGCGGCGTTGGTTCATTCCTTGCTCAATTTTATCGAGCATGGACCGTGAAAGAAAGGATGAGTTCATGTCCTATTTTGGTCGGACAGGACAAAGTCGATAAGATGGCACGTCTGAGCCTGTTGAATCTATCCCTCTTTGGCATCGAAAATCCGAAGATATATCGAGGCAATTCGCTTGTTGCTAGTTCGCCGTTGGACGCATATTCGCAGAAGTGCGATCTAATTCTCACCAATCCACCATTTGGTGCTCGCTTTGAAAGTTCCGATCTGGCGTTTCATAGTCTAGAGTACTTTCCATTCCTCCACAACTATATTCAGAGTCGGGGAGGGTTGATTGACTCTGAACTTCTCTTCCTTGATCGGTACCTGAGTCTTCTTAAACCAGGCGGGACAGTTTTGGCCGTCGTTCCTGATTCCGTGATCTCTTCATCGGGACTACCTTCCTATTTGCGCGGGCAATTACACGAGCACTGGACTATTCGCTCCATTACAGAACTGCCAGCTGTTACATTTGCACAGGCAGGGACGAGAACGAAGACCTGCATCCTTGAGGTTGAGAAGAAAAAGCCAGAAGGCAAGGCTGCATTGATGGGAAAGGTGCTGAGTCTAGGTTTTGAGGTTTCTTCAAAAAAAGGTGTTCCGTACAAGAAAGCAGAAGGTATGAATGCTTTAGAACCTCTGTTTGATGCAATGTCCAGCTTCACACAAGAAAGCAACTCGATTTCCTGCTTCAAGATAGTCGCTGATTCCCCCTCCTGCGTTGCGGTTGCCCCCAGTTTCCTAACCGATGAAAGTTGGACACCATCGCACTATTCGTCGGATCGTCTTAGAACGCTTCAGCAAATTGAAGGCCTGGCAAACGATGAAGAGTTTGAAGTACACTCTCTTGAGTCGCTTGTTAACTTAACCTCGAAGTCGAGGAGAGGGATTCGTGAGGCAAAATCTCAGAAATGTATCAGCGTTCTCCACGTCGGAGACTTCGGATCGCTAAACGTAAGTGAACTGATCGCGTATGAGCCGAAAACCCCGGGCAAGCCATGTGAAGCAGGTGACATTCTGTTCTCGAAGATTAATCCTAGAATACCGAGAGTCTTGGTGGTCCCAAACATGCCCTTTGAACTCACATGCTCAACAGAATTTGAAGTGATGAGGCCTAAATCAGGACACAACCCATATGAGATTATGTTATTGCTCCTGTCTGACTATGCGCAGAACCAGATTCGCTCTCTGACATGTGGAACCTCTTCCTCTCACAATCGGATTAAGACAAGGGAGCTTCTGTCAATAAGATTGGCCATTCCTCGAACAGGCACAGTCAAGCGAACAGCGTACGATGATGCTGTGAAGGCGTTTGAAACGGCAAACATCCGTCTAAATGAATCGAATACTTCACTACATGAGACTTGGAGTGGGCTCAACGATATGTTGGTAGTCTAGCCTTCGGATGTAATGCAGGCACCCCTGGTCATTACCACTTCATTGTAAGTGGTGCAGGAGAATAGACCATTATCTATGCGCGCCTCGAATAGGAGTGGATACTTGAGATGTCCACAATTGTTTCTGAAAACGTTCCTATCAAGGTTTCGAGGCGGATGCAGCTGAAAATTGTTACTCTTTATTATCCCTTCTTCACGTTGATGATACCAAGCTCCAGCTATCTTCCGGAACTCTACATCGTGTTGGGTCCTCACTACCCAGATACGACAGCGCTTATGACCTGTTTTCTCCGTCATGTCCCACATCACAAAGAACAAGTATGGCATGGAATCCAAAGAACTCAGCGAATCAGCGGTTGATGCATGTGTTCCTGCTTTGATGCAGCCGTTGAAACGGGGTGTGTCAATCGCATCCCAGCAATTCGCCCCCTTCACGTCCGATCCATCCTCCAGATCCGGTCCCTTCTTTCTTGAGTATCCCTGTATACCGGTCAATGCGCTGACGATAATTTGCGACCAACCCCGTGTATCTGTGGGATGGGGATGGGCGTACTTATCTGCGTACGGCTTTATTTCTGTGTACGCATCGTAATGAAGCTGAAGCAGCTGCAAGGTCTCGACTAGTCTCTCCTCCTGTGGCATCATTCGTCCCTGTTTACGGCTGATACATTCTGATACCGATCTCTCTCCGGAGAATATACACAGCCTGAAAACCGATGTCAATAGGCGCTGGGGCGATCACCCCTTTAGTATCAAAGCATCAAGGAGCAAGCGGCTGGGCACCCGGAACATATGTGTCAGGATCGTGCTAATCCTGACATACATTAGTTCATCTAATCTCTTTCGTCTGTGCAATCACCGCTGCGCCAACCGAATCGCCCCATACGTTCACAGTCGTGCGGAATCTATCGAGAAACCAATCTATACTCAGGATCATTGCTATACCCTCCACCGGCAGCCCAACCGACTGCAGCACCATCACCATCGTCACCAGTCCCGCTTGAGGGATGCCCGCTGCGCCGATTGCCGCGAGATTGGCGGTGAAGAATATCATTATCTGCTGACCGATTGTCAAATCAATGCCATAAAGCTGCGCGATAAAGATTGCAGCGACAGCTTCGTAGAGCGCCGTCCCATCCATGTTGATCGTCGCACCGAGCGGCAGCACGAAACTCGATGACTTGTGACTGACGCCGTTCTTCTCCTCGACACATTCCATCGTAACAGGAAGTGTCGCCGATGACGATGCGGTCGAAAAGGCCGTCAGCAGCGCCTGCATCATGTTACCTGCATACTTCACCGGATTCTGCTTGCCAAACCACTTGAGGATCAACGGCAGGACTATCATCGCGTGAATCGTCAATCCGATTACGACCGTAATAAAATACTTCCCAACCTTCATGAGTTCGGTGACAAACCCTGCACCGCCCGCTTCGGCAAACCTGGCCGCTATCAGACCAAATACGCCGAATGGCGCGAGGAGCATCACGAGGTGAACGAACTTCATGACGGCTTCGTTGGCGGCCACGAAGAAATCCTTCAGGGGCTTCCCCCTCTCCCCCATTGTCGTGACAATGCCGCCGAACACGAGAGAGAAGATAATCAGCGGCAAAACTCTGGTTTCTGACATGGCCGCGACGATGTTCGATGGAATCATCCCGAGGATGACATCAAAAATGCTGTACTCGCCGGGATGACCGACTTCACTGAGACCGGCCGATGCTGCGGAGCCTACCCCGGGCTGGATAATGTTGACCAGTACAATTCCGATCGCTACTGCAATGCCGGTGGTTACAAGATAGTAAGCCAGCGTCTTCGCACCTGTTACACCGAGACGCCTTACATCGCCGAGTGATATCACACCCGTGATCATGCTCGTAACGATCAATGGCACCACTATCATTTTGAGCGCATTTAGAAACAGCTCGCCTATCATCCCTGCCCACATCATGCGCTCGCCAAGGAACCAACCGAGAACCGAGCCGACTATGATCCCGACGACAATACCGATGATGATGTATCTGTTGACAGCGGGTGACATGATATCTACATGTAAGTCGCATCAGTCGGATATACAACAACAATTTCGATCCAGAATTGCACATTCAAAATGCCTTGACTTTATGTGCCATTTAGATAGATTTACCGCGAATTCAACAACGGGGATTGAGTCATGAAGTCTGGTGCAGAAGCGATTATAGTTGGTGGCGGCATCGTGGGAGCAGCGATTGCGTTCTATCTCGAAAAGCTTGGGATGCGCGATGTTGTCATTATCGAGAAGGACAGATTTATCGGCGCGGGCGCTACTGCCAAATGTGCCGGAGGTATAAGAGCCCAGTTCTCATCTGAAATAAACATAAAGATGTCGCTGATGTCGGAGAACCTTCTGGAGGCTTTCCAGGATGAGACCGGCGAGGAGGGCATATTCGATCAATGCGGATATCTCTTCATGGTTTCCACCGACGAGCATGAGGACATATTCCGCAAGAATATGGATCTGCAACTGGCCAACGGTGTGCCGGTCGAGTGGTTGACTCCTGACGATATTCGCGAATTTGCTCCCAATGTTCGATTAGACGACATACTGGGGGGCACATTTTGTCACAAGGATGGAATCGGCGATCCGCATGTTTTCACACACGGTTATGCTAAGGCTGCCAAGAAACTTGGTGCTGTGGTCGAAGTCGAGACTGAAGTCACCGGCATCAAAGTAGACAACGGAAAGATAACAGGTGTTTCTACGAATAAAGGCGACATTGCCTGCAAGATAGTCATTAATGCTGCCGGGCCGAGTTCAGCATCAATCGGAAAGATGGTCGGCGTAGACCTCCCGATTGTGCCTGTCAAGAGACAGATCAGCACAACTTCACCACTTGCTTGGCTTGACCATCGATTTCCTATGGTCGTCGACGTCGCATCGGGACTCTACTGTCATCGTGAATCGGGAGGATTGCTGCTCGGCTGGGCCGACCCGGATACGGCACCGGGATTCGATGAGTCACTCGATCCTGATTACACTGATGAAATCATTATGAAGGCAATGGATCGAATCCCCATTCTTGAAGAGGCTGGAATAGCCACGAGCTGGGCTGGGCTGTATTCTGTGACGCCGGATCACAAGGCCATTCTAGGGGTGGTGCCGGGCGTTGAAGGTTTCATCGTTGCGGCCGGATTCTCCGGTCACGGCTTCATGCACGCACCGGCAGTCGGCAAGTTGATTGCAGAACTGGTCACGAGTGAAAGTTGTTCAATTGATCTCACCCCGCTCTCATTCGAGCGTTTCAAGGAATCGACCAAGGAACTTGAAAAAGTGGTAATCTGATCAAATAATGGAGGAGTGATGCAAATATCAAGGTTACTTTTCGTGGCAGCTATACTCTTATTTGTGTTTGCTGCCCAGTCGTTCGGCACTGAAGGTGCGGACTGCACTCGCGGCATCGACATCGCGTGCATCCAAACCTATCATGATGTGATTGCGCCTTCATGTCACAAGTACATGCCGGCAAAGGACTACGCAACAGTCCGTCAGCACGTTCCCAATATGGTTACGCAGGCGGCGACTATTGCGGACCTAAAGCTCGATTCGACGTTTGCTCCGGTGGCGGAGGCATTTGAAAAGGAGCGACGCCTCTTTCTCGCGGCGGTAGACCAGCTAATGGTTGCTGCCGAGGGAACGGATGATGAAGTATTTGCCGAAGCTTTCGATAAAATGCATGAGGCTTTTGCACGCATGGCATCATCTCTTGTCCCTTCACCTGTCGAACTCGATGAATTCCATGCCATCGTTGCTCAAGTATGGCACGAGCTTCTTCCGAATAAGGACTATGCCGGTATCAAGGCTGCGCTGCCGGCATTGAGGGGCGGCTGCAAAAAGCTCGCATCCGCAAAGCTCAACGAATCGCAGCAGGAGATCAAGGATGAATATCTGGCGGCAGTTGGGAAAGTTGAGTCATCGATTGACGACATCGAGAAAGTCATCGATTCCAAGTCGGACGAGAAGATTGAAGAATCGGTCGTACAGTTGCATGAGAGCTTTAGAAGCGTCATGGCTCTGTTCTAGCCCGCTGCTTGATCAAACAATTAAGGGCGGGTGAGAAATCATCCGCCTTTTCTATATGTCTAAATCTATATCTGCAGGCAATCGCCAGAGGCTATTGCGAATCATCTTGATTAGATTTACGAGAGGATTTTTCGATGTCCACCATCTTGATTCCGGTAGTATATTCGGTGACTTGCGGTTCGACCATGTCCATCAATCGACGGGTGACTTCTCGAATTCTAAGTGCAGCAACTTCGATAGCCTGGAGCATCTTGACGGTCTTCGCATCCATCTTATCTTTGTCAACAAGCAGCAATTGAACATTGCCGAGAACGGCCGTGAGAGGGTTGTTGATCTCATGATTTATGGTAACGGCAGTCTCGACGACGGCCTCGACCTTGGCTTTCTTTATGTCTACGTCACCTGCATCGGCTCCAGTTACTGTGCTTAGAGCAAGTGCCAACTGAGAGGATATCGCTTCGATGAAATCCTCCTCGACGGCCAGTTTTCTCTTTCCGGATGTCACACCTGAAATGGTTCCGATGTTTTTTCCGCCGATCATCAGTGGATAAGAAAAGAGGCTGTGCGGACCGTTCTTGTCGAATGTCAGAAATAGATTCTCGACAGAAAAATCATCCCGAAGCATCGAAATCAGTCTTGCCTGAAGGTCCGTCATTACAGCTGCGAATTCGTCGGAGCCGGCAGAGAATCGGTCAGGGATCAAATTGCCGGGGCGGTCAAGCGTGAGGGATCCAGCTTCCACCTCAACGATAGCAACTGCGTTTTCGAGTGCAGCCTGACAAATGTCTGAGAGACTACTCCCGCTTGCAGCCTTGACGGCGATCTGTCGCAACGCTTCATACTTCAGTCGTATGCGTTCCAGCGATTCCATGATGTCAGTAGATTCTTTCACACACACACCTTGCGCAAAGTTCATGCCGTGTAACCAAATCGCCCGATGTTGGCCGCCTTATCTTTCGCAGCCCGAGGAATCGGAAAAGATCGTCATTTCAGTGTGCGAACCGGCGAAGTAACAAGACGTTAACGTAATATAGATATTGCCCAGCGGAATGCGAGTATTTTCTGTCTGACTGGCTGTATCTTTGTTCAGGGCAAGAGTGGCATGATGAGTGAAATCGCTTTCACATTTGTTGCAGCCAATCGAGTGACAAATGCCTTGACATTGCAGGATTGAAACGTAGATTTGTGGTTTCTCTTTAGAGGAGGCAAGTGAAACTTGGCATCGCTTCATGACAATTGCGCCGTCTTTGGAATCTACGGCGCCCGAAAAGCAGCCGAATTGACCTACCTCGGGCTATATTCCCTCCAGCACAGGGGCCAGGAATCCTCCGGGATTATTACTAACGACAAGGGAGCCATACACATCCACAAAGGCATGGGTGAGGTTAGTGCGGTCTTTTCGGAAGAGGTCAACCTGAAGAAACTGAAAGGGAGCATGGCTATTGGCCATAACCGGTACTCTACAACAGGCTCCTCGACACTTGCGAATGTACAGCCCCTCATAACGAGTTTCAGGACGTACCATCTCGGCGTCGGTCACAATGGCAACATCACTAATTCCATCATGTTGAAGAAGAAGCTTGAAGCTTCCGGCGCCATCTTCCAGACAACATCCGATTCGGAGATGATCCTGCACCTCATCGCGAGATCCAAGCAGCGGCCGATGCGAAAGAAGATCGTCGCCGCTTTGAAACGTGTCCAGGGTGCATACAGTCTGATTTTTATGACCGACGACAGTATCATCGCCGCTCGCGACCCACTCGGCTTCCGACCACTTGCTCTCGGCAGACTAAACAAATCGTGGGTGGTGGCATCGGAAACCTGCGCGTTCGACATTATCGGCGCTCGTTATGTCCGTGACATAGACCCCGGTGAAGTACTGGAAATCGGCCCGAAGGGGCTCCAGAGTGAGACAATCGAGAGGCGATCGCGGCACGCCTTCTGCATTTTTGAATTCATATATTTCTCACGACCAGACAGCATGATCTTCGGCGAAAATGTTGACAAGGTTCGTCGTCGGCTCGGCAGGCAGCTCGCAAGAGAGCATCCGGCCGATGCGGATATAGTGATCAGCGTCCCTGACTCATCAAATACGGCGGCGCTCGGTTTCTCCGAACAATCCGGCCTCAGGATGGAAATCGGCTTCATCAGAAACCACTATGTTGGACGCACATTCATTGATCCGGAACAGAAGATTCGTGATCTCGATGTTAAGATCAAATTCAACCCCGTCAAGGGAGTGCTGAAAGGCAAACGTGTAGTAGTAGTCGATGACTCGATAGTACGCGGCACAACATCAAGGAAACTCGTCAAGATGCTTTACGAGGCGGGTGCCAAAGAAGTGCATATGAGAATATCATGTCCGCCGATCATCAGCCCCTGCTTCTACGGCATAGATATGCCAACGCGAAAAGAGTTGATCGCATCGCAGTTCACAGTTGAGCAGATCAGAAAACATCTTGAAGTAGACACACTTGGCTACCTGTCTCTTGAAGGGATGCTCTCCATGAATTCATTGCCAGACAACGACTTCTGTGTCGCATGCTTCTCCGGCAAGTATCCCACCCCTATCGAAGCCCAGAATGGTAAGTTGAAACTCGGTTAAATACCCGGTTGACATATACGATAATTGTAATATCATAGCCGTGAGAGCGGCTTTTAAGATTCTCACTCAGAATCAGGTACGGATGAACATCAGAAGATTTTGCAGCATTGTATCGATTGCTTTGCTGATGTGCTATGGGGGCAGTGCGCGCGGGGCCGCCCTGCCTGCCAGCAGCGAAGCTGTAACCATTTCACCGCATATGGTAATTGATCGCGTCGTTATCAAATTTGACGATTTCGCGTCAGTGCGGTTGAGGAGTGACAGGCTGGTCAGTCTGTCAGATGTCGATCTGTCGGCGCTCAATGCGCTCTTGCATGGGAGTACTGTTGAACGGTTGTTTCACAGGAGCGAGGCAGAGATAGATGCCGAGCATAGCAGCCTTGAGAGTTCGATGGCTCGACCATTAGTTGATAAGAATTCATATTATGAGGTCCTGGTTACCGATCATCGCCAAGCGGAAGATATTGTCAATAGCCTGAAACATCTCCCCTACATTGAGT from Candidatus Zixiibacteriota bacterium encodes the following:
- a CDS encoding DUF2461 domain-containing protein encodes the protein MTPRADFDGFPRDCVKFYEGLKKNNSRVWFDDHRTDYDQFVMAPARDFVVALGTRLRKIVPRIHAEPHVNKSIFRINRDVRFSADKLPYKTHLGLWFWEGDARRMECSGFYFHLDPPRMWLGVGMYTFPPHLLEEYRNSCVHDIYGKELTRIVAKASKVPGTSIGRENYKRVPRGFDPDHRNADLLRMNGFHAGIDIRIPKEIFTPKAVDFCYDKLRPYLPVHKWLVAMTERAAN
- a CDS encoding N-6 DNA methylase is translated as MKNENTLLKQFNVGLLDMRELFHKSGRLDDSNSKLDEVTKLLCLEIASVRDPESRVPSLKEILEKHHCGHGLVSSLNAALSLAAKSETLRNYDGGSLLGPNPKFNIAESEEALARGLAQIVLQSFNGYLRGSNGSESFEFLNEAFCHFIRDNFRQNIEDAQYMTPPEVVNFMVDLGIVRLRGKRFTNSKPPIICDPSCGVGSFLAQFYRAWTVKERMSSCPILVGQDKVDKMARLSLLNLSLFGIENPKIYRGNSLVASSPLDAYSQKCDLILTNPPFGARFESSDLAFHSLEYFPFLHNYIQSRGGLIDSELLFLDRYLSLLKPGGTVLAVVPDSVISSSGLPSYLRGQLHEHWTIRSITELPAVTFAQAGTRTKTCILEVEKKKPEGKAALMGKVLSLGFEVSSKKGVPYKKAEGMNALEPLFDAMSSFTQESNSISCFKIVADSPSCVAVAPSFLTDESWTPSHYSSDRLRTLQQIEGLANDEEFEVHSLESLVNLTSKSRRGIREAKSQKCISVLHVGDFGSLNVSELIAYEPKTPGKPCEAGDILFSKINPRIPRVLVVPNMPFELTCSTEFEVMRPKSGHNPYEIMLLLLSDYAQNQIRSLTCGTSSSHNRIKTRELLSIRLAIPRTGTVKRTAYDDAVKAFETANIRLNESNTSLHETWSGLNDMLVV
- a CDS encoding MamI family restriction endonuclease, coding for MMPQEERLVETLQLLQLHYDAYTEIKPYADKYAHPHPTDTRGWSQIIVSALTGIQGYSRKKGPDLEDGSDVKGANCWDAIDTPRFNGCIKAGTHASTADSLSSLDSMPYLFFVMWDMTEKTGHKRCRIWVVRTQHDVEFRKIAGAWYHQREEGIIKSNNFQLHPPRNLDRNVFRNNCGHLKYPLLFEARIDNGLFSCTTYNEVVMTRGACITSEG
- a CDS encoding dicarboxylate/amino acid:cation symporter → MSPAVNRYIIIGIVVGIIVGSVLGWFLGERMMWAGMIGELFLNALKMIVVPLIVTSMITGVISLGDVRRLGVTGAKTLAYYLVTTGIAVAIGIVLVNIIQPGVGSAASAGLSEVGHPGEYSIFDVILGMIPSNIVAAMSETRVLPLIIFSLVFGGIVTTMGERGKPLKDFFVAANEAVMKFVHLVMLLAPFGVFGLIAARFAEAGGAGFVTELMKVGKYFITVVIGLTIHAMIVLPLILKWFGKQNPVKYAGNMMQALLTAFSTASSSATLPVTMECVEEKNGVSHKSSSFVLPLGATINMDGTALYEAVAAIFIAQLYGIDLTIGQQIMIFFTANLAAIGAAGIPQAGLVTMVMVLQSVGLPVEGIAMILSIDWFLDRFRTTVNVWGDSVGAAVIAQTKEIR
- a CDS encoding FAD-binding oxidoreductase; the protein is MKSGAEAIIVGGGIVGAAIAFYLEKLGMRDVVIIEKDRFIGAGATAKCAGGIRAQFSSEINIKMSLMSENLLEAFQDETGEEGIFDQCGYLFMVSTDEHEDIFRKNMDLQLANGVPVEWLTPDDIREFAPNVRLDDILGGTFCHKDGIGDPHVFTHGYAKAAKKLGAVVEVETEVTGIKVDNGKITGVSTNKGDIACKIVINAAGPSSASIGKMVGVDLPIVPVKRQISTTSPLAWLDHRFPMVVDVASGLYCHRESGGLLLGWADPDTAPGFDESLDPDYTDEIIMKAMDRIPILEEAGIATSWAGLYSVTPDHKAILGVVPGVEGFIVAAGFSGHGFMHAPAVGKLIAELVTSESCSIDLTPLSFERFKESTKELEKVVI
- a CDS encoding amidophosphoribosyltransferase; amino-acid sequence: MASLHDNCAVFGIYGARKAAELTYLGLYSLQHRGQESSGIITNDKGAIHIHKGMGEVSAVFSEEVNLKKLKGSMAIGHNRYSTTGSSTLANVQPLITSFRTYHLGVGHNGNITNSIMLKKKLEASGAIFQTTSDSEMILHLIARSKQRPMRKKIVAALKRVQGAYSLIFMTDDSIIAARDPLGFRPLALGRLNKSWVVASETCAFDIIGARYVRDIDPGEVLEIGPKGLQSETIERRSRHAFCIFEFIYFSRPDSMIFGENVDKVRRRLGRQLAREHPADADIVISVPDSSNTAALGFSEQSGLRMEIGFIRNHYVGRTFIDPEQKIRDLDVKIKFNPVKGVLKGKRVVVVDDSIVRGTTSRKLVKMLYEAGAKEVHMRISCPPIISPCFYGIDMPTRKELIASQFTVEQIRKHLEVDTLGYLSLEGMLSMNSLPDNDFCVACFSGKYPTPIEAQNGKLKLG